In Primulina eburnea isolate SZY01 chromosome 3, ASM2296580v1, whole genome shotgun sequence, one DNA window encodes the following:
- the LOC140827528 gene encoding uncharacterized protein isoform X1: MQNMIDGTQFGNLIKYVGDYNLSSQIIWFLMARQSCKTTSDELWMIVNQRPLRFSKMEYALITGLDCSEDFPEVGETMQFRDRHFCGNENVYIEEVATKLMEMRKTPERTINLEKLKLACLYFGAAVLWPVRQKTVPQVDNMLLSLVEDLDLFNKYPWGTIAYNEVLKSIKRDLTSIKLKKKKKNEKIVEYGAFTLNGFVHPLQILAYECIPGIAKKFAKRRDRYNMILPRMCGWISNDWHVKSSPKYNEVVQASHECLNRMVIGVLTPTKLELQASYIANGHFSNSDPNLSHVLPLLSERQNVYCYADSSPENVDQPLEEQKSFEDMQSQRVDAHDKQSPPLRQEEDRPHTSTHIDPTAFVGEVPSVPNYFVQLRDYIDEKFTKLQAYVDERFTKIEEKLEEVSVQVKKQEKNPAETSRQPTSTLPEAKRQKMFDIKCVNEEVLPSEGSTSPQNGHSMIQPSKHILHTPQRFVVDEGASNAQPVGDANNNDDKKTYNNMLLTYVRVKRQIKKSSYLSSPFMELSETPPVLVSHQLGSCNGTFQPLQIAKSPKLTKALKEQIKTMKDTRQCLMAAYDKKWFNDLLLPRSWLGSSHINECMNGFLVLQKRYPHLVAQDIAIMGGYFSGLLGVVHSKAEKGMSHCHWDDLIQMAEGSSRKWKSLPWKETSFILVPYHVPNHWVAVKIDIKATSIIIYDCGICLTKEINMESYVRPLQVLIPRLLNTVGVVTTDTWKITRPSSFPQNIAGGDCGAWVIKTIEVELARLNPYEINDKIVDSCRPYLTACTWNKDWIL, encoded by the exons ATGCAGAATATGATTGATGGAACTCAATTTGGTAATTTAATTAAGTATGTAGGAGATTACAATTTATCTAGTCAGATTATATGGTTCTTGATGGCTAGACAGTCATGTAAGACTACTAGTGATGAGTTGTGGATGATTGTGAATCAAAGACCGTtgagattttcgaaaatggagTATGCACTTATAACTGGGCTTGATTGTTCAGAAGATTTTCCTGAAGTTGGAGAGACGATGCAATTTCGGGATAGACATTTTTGTGGAAATGAAAATGTATATATTGAGGAGGTGGCGACAAAGCTAATGGAAATGAGAAAAACACCTGAACGCACTATAAATTTGGAAAAATTGAAGTTAGCATGTTTGTACTTTGGTGCTGCTGTTCTGTGGCCAGTTCGACAAAAGACGGTTCCTCAAGTTGACAACATGCTTTTAAGTTTAGTGGaggatttggatttgtttaACAAATATCCTTGGGGTACGATAGCTTATAACGAAGTTCTTAAAAGTATAAAGCGAGATTTAACTTCAATcaaattgaagaaaaagaagaaaaacgaAAAGATTGTCGAATATGGAGCGTTTACTTTGAACGGATTTGTTCATCCATTGCAA ATTCTTGCATATGAATGTATTCCTGGCATTGCAAAGAAGTTTGCTAAGCGAAGAGATAGATATAACATGATACTTCCGCGTATGTGTGGATGGATTTCAAATGATTGGCATGTGAAATCATCTCCAAAGTACAATGAAGTTGTTCAAGCATCACATGAGTGTTTAAATAGG ATGGTTATTGGCGTGTTGACACCAACAAAGTTGGAACTACAAGCCTCATACATCGCAAATGGTCACTTTTCTAATTCAGATCCTAATTTATCGCATGTTCTGCCATTGTTGTCGGAGAGACAAAATGTATACTGCTATGCAGATAGCAGTCCCGAAAATGTTGATCAACCCTTAGAAGAGCAAAAATCTTTTGAAGATATGCAAAGCCAGAGAGTAGATGCACATGACAAACAATCACCTCCACTTCGTCAAGAAGAAGATCGACCACACACCTCCACACATATTGATCCGACTGCTTTTGTTGGAGAGGTTCCCAGTGTTCCAAATTATTTTGTCCAACTTCGAGATTATATAGATGAGAAGTTTACAAAATTGCAAGCATACGTGGATGAAAGATTTACTAAGATTGAGGAGAAGCTTGAAGAGGTATCTGTCCAGGTAAAAAAACAGGAAAAAAATCCAGCAGAGACATCACGTCAACCAACTAGTACACTTCCGGAAGCAAAGAGACAAAAGATGTTTGATATCAAATGTGTTAATGAAGAAGTCTTGCCATCAGAAG GTTCTACATCTCCTCAAAATGGACACTCCATGATCCAACCAAGCAAACATATATTGCACACTCCCCAACGATTCGTAGTTGATGAAGGAGCTTCCAATGCCCAGCCAGTTGGAGATGCAAACAATAATGATGATAAGAAAACTTACAATAACATGTTATTAACCTACGTCAGGGTTAAGAGGCAAATCAAGAAGTCATCGTACTTATCGTCGCCCTTCATGGAATTGTCAGAGACGCCCCCTGTATTAGTTAGCCATCAACTTGGATCATGTAATGGCACATTTCAACCACTTCAAATAGCAAAGTCACCGAAGCTAACTAAAGCTTTGAAGGAGCAAATTAAAACAATGAAAGACACTCGTCAATGCCTAATGGCCGCCTACGATAAGAAATGGTTTAATGATTTGCTCTTGCCTAGGTCATGGCTTGGATCTTCT CACATTAACGAATGCATGAATGGGTTTTTGGTTCTTCAAAAAAGGTATCCTCATTTAGTGGCACAAGACATTGCTATAATGGGTGGTTATTTTAGTGGACTTTTGGGTGTTGTCCATTCCAAAGCTGAAAAGGGTATGTCTCATTGTCATTGGGATGATTTGATTCAAATGGCTGAAGGATCAAGTAGAAAATGGAAATCATTGCCATGGAAAGAAACATCATTTATCCTTGTGCCTTACCATGTCCCCAACCATTGGGTTGCTGTAAAAATCGATATAAAGGCCACATCTATCATAATTTATGATTGTGGAATCTGTTTAACTAAAGAGATTAACATGGAGTCGTATGTTCGTCCGCTACAAGTTCTAATACCTCGATTATTGAATACTGTGGGTGTAGTAACAACCGATACATGGAAGATTACACGACCGTCGTCATTCCCTCAGAATATTGCTGG AGGTGATTGTGGTGCATGGGTGATCAAGACCATCGAGGTGGAATTAGCTCGTCTCAATCCCTATGAAATAAATGACAAGATAGTCGACTCATGTAGACCCTATTTAACAGCATGTACTTGGAATAAAGATTGGATTTTGTAG
- the LOC140827528 gene encoding uncharacterized protein isoform X2, with amino-acid sequence MQNMIDGTQFGNLIKYVGDYNLSSQIIWFLMARQSCKTTSDELWMIVNQRPLRFSKMEYALITGLDCSEDFPEVGETMQFRDRHFCGNENVYIEEVATKLMEMRKTPERTINLEKLKLACLYFGAAVLWPVRQKTVPQVDNMLLSLVEDLDLFNKYPWGTIAYNEVLKSIKRDLTSIKLKKKKKNEKIVEYGAFTLNGFVHPLQILAYECIPGIAKKFAKRRDRYNMILPRMCGWISNDWHVKSSPKYNEVVQASHECLNRMVIGVLTPTKLELQASYIANDSSPENVDQPLEEQKSFEDMQSQRVDAHDKQSPPLRQEEDRPHTSTHIDPTAFVGEVPSVPNYFVQLRDYIDEKFTKLQAYVDERFTKIEEKLEEVSVQVKKQEKNPAETSRQPTSTLPEAKRQKMFDIKCVNEEVLPSEGSTSPQNGHSMIQPSKHILHTPQRFVVDEGASNAQPVGDANNNDDKKTYNNMLLTYVRVKRQIKKSSYLSSPFMELSETPPVLVSHQLGSCNGTFQPLQIAKSPKLTKALKEQIKTMKDTRQCLMAAYDKKWFNDLLLPRSWLGSSHINECMNGFLVLQKRYPHLVAQDIAIMGGYFSGLLGVVHSKAEKGMSHCHWDDLIQMAEGSSRKWKSLPWKETSFILVPYHVPNHWVAVKIDIKATSIIIYDCGICLTKEINMESYVRPLQVLIPRLLNTVGVVTTDTWKITRPSSFPQNIAGGDCGAWVIKTIEVELARLNPYEINDKIVDSCRPYLTACTWNKDWIL; translated from the exons ATGCAGAATATGATTGATGGAACTCAATTTGGTAATTTAATTAAGTATGTAGGAGATTACAATTTATCTAGTCAGATTATATGGTTCTTGATGGCTAGACAGTCATGTAAGACTACTAGTGATGAGTTGTGGATGATTGTGAATCAAAGACCGTtgagattttcgaaaatggagTATGCACTTATAACTGGGCTTGATTGTTCAGAAGATTTTCCTGAAGTTGGAGAGACGATGCAATTTCGGGATAGACATTTTTGTGGAAATGAAAATGTATATATTGAGGAGGTGGCGACAAAGCTAATGGAAATGAGAAAAACACCTGAACGCACTATAAATTTGGAAAAATTGAAGTTAGCATGTTTGTACTTTGGTGCTGCTGTTCTGTGGCCAGTTCGACAAAAGACGGTTCCTCAAGTTGACAACATGCTTTTAAGTTTAGTGGaggatttggatttgtttaACAAATATCCTTGGGGTACGATAGCTTATAACGAAGTTCTTAAAAGTATAAAGCGAGATTTAACTTCAATcaaattgaagaaaaagaagaaaaacgaAAAGATTGTCGAATATGGAGCGTTTACTTTGAACGGATTTGTTCATCCATTGCAA ATTCTTGCATATGAATGTATTCCTGGCATTGCAAAGAAGTTTGCTAAGCGAAGAGATAGATATAACATGATACTTCCGCGTATGTGTGGATGGATTTCAAATGATTGGCATGTGAAATCATCTCCAAAGTACAATGAAGTTGTTCAAGCATCACATGAGTGTTTAAATAGG ATGGTTATTGGCGTGTTGACACCAACAAAGTTGGAACTACAAGCCTCATACATCGCAAATG ATAGCAGTCCCGAAAATGTTGATCAACCCTTAGAAGAGCAAAAATCTTTTGAAGATATGCAAAGCCAGAGAGTAGATGCACATGACAAACAATCACCTCCACTTCGTCAAGAAGAAGATCGACCACACACCTCCACACATATTGATCCGACTGCTTTTGTTGGAGAGGTTCCCAGTGTTCCAAATTATTTTGTCCAACTTCGAGATTATATAGATGAGAAGTTTACAAAATTGCAAGCATACGTGGATGAAAGATTTACTAAGATTGAGGAGAAGCTTGAAGAGGTATCTGTCCAGGTAAAAAAACAGGAAAAAAATCCAGCAGAGACATCACGTCAACCAACTAGTACACTTCCGGAAGCAAAGAGACAAAAGATGTTTGATATCAAATGTGTTAATGAAGAAGTCTTGCCATCAGAAG GTTCTACATCTCCTCAAAATGGACACTCCATGATCCAACCAAGCAAACATATATTGCACACTCCCCAACGATTCGTAGTTGATGAAGGAGCTTCCAATGCCCAGCCAGTTGGAGATGCAAACAATAATGATGATAAGAAAACTTACAATAACATGTTATTAACCTACGTCAGGGTTAAGAGGCAAATCAAGAAGTCATCGTACTTATCGTCGCCCTTCATGGAATTGTCAGAGACGCCCCCTGTATTAGTTAGCCATCAACTTGGATCATGTAATGGCACATTTCAACCACTTCAAATAGCAAAGTCACCGAAGCTAACTAAAGCTTTGAAGGAGCAAATTAAAACAATGAAAGACACTCGTCAATGCCTAATGGCCGCCTACGATAAGAAATGGTTTAATGATTTGCTCTTGCCTAGGTCATGGCTTGGATCTTCT CACATTAACGAATGCATGAATGGGTTTTTGGTTCTTCAAAAAAGGTATCCTCATTTAGTGGCACAAGACATTGCTATAATGGGTGGTTATTTTAGTGGACTTTTGGGTGTTGTCCATTCCAAAGCTGAAAAGGGTATGTCTCATTGTCATTGGGATGATTTGATTCAAATGGCTGAAGGATCAAGTAGAAAATGGAAATCATTGCCATGGAAAGAAACATCATTTATCCTTGTGCCTTACCATGTCCCCAACCATTGGGTTGCTGTAAAAATCGATATAAAGGCCACATCTATCATAATTTATGATTGTGGAATCTGTTTAACTAAAGAGATTAACATGGAGTCGTATGTTCGTCCGCTACAAGTTCTAATACCTCGATTATTGAATACTGTGGGTGTAGTAACAACCGATACATGGAAGATTACACGACCGTCGTCATTCCCTCAGAATATTGCTGG AGGTGATTGTGGTGCATGGGTGATCAAGACCATCGAGGTGGAATTAGCTCGTCTCAATCCCTATGAAATAAATGACAAGATAGTCGACTCATGTAGACCCTATTTAACAGCATGTACTTGGAATAAAGATTGGATTTTGTAG